Proteins encoded within one genomic window of Geotalea daltonii FRC-32:
- the murG gene encoding undecaprenyldiphospho-muramoylpentapeptide beta-N-acetylglucosaminyltransferase, whose amino-acid sequence MRLIVAGGGTGGHLFPGIAVAEEFLARNSANEVLFIGTERGIEARLLPKLGYRLECISASGIKGQSPLTKVKSAALLLYGYSQSRKILKEFRPDVVLGVGGYASAPVVLSARGLQIRRFIHEQNAIPGLTNKVLARIADKVFISIEESRKFFPEDRTMLTGNPLRKEILWNVQQGKTEPKGGSLRLLVFGGSAGAHRINTAMVEALPHLAKVKEHLLITHQTGEKDHGEMKKAYGAAGFNAEVTPFIDNMAAAYAAADFIVCRAGATTLAEVAVSGKACIFIPYPYAADDHQRRNAEALLKEDAGFMILERELTGDTLAGQIIRLMQEPELVEKTAANIRKFGQLDAAQVIVDEMTGKQEPLCTEK is encoded by the coding sequence ATGAGACTGATCGTTGCCGGGGGCGGGACGGGGGGGCATCTTTTCCCCGGTATTGCCGTTGCCGAAGAATTCCTGGCGAGAAACAGCGCCAACGAGGTGCTCTTCATCGGCACCGAAAGGGGAATTGAAGCAAGGCTGCTGCCAAAGCTGGGCTACCGGCTGGAGTGCATTTCCGCCAGCGGAATCAAGGGGCAAAGCCCCCTTACCAAGGTGAAGAGTGCAGCACTGCTCCTTTACGGTTACTCCCAGTCGCGAAAGATCCTCAAGGAGTTCCGGCCGGATGTGGTGCTCGGCGTAGGTGGTTATGCATCGGCCCCGGTGGTGCTTTCTGCCCGCGGCTTGCAGATCAGGCGCTTCATCCACGAACAGAATGCCATACCAGGCCTAACCAACAAGGTGCTGGCACGGATCGCCGACAAGGTCTTCATCTCCATCGAGGAATCAAGGAAATTTTTTCCGGAAGACAGGACGATGCTGACGGGAAACCCGCTACGTAAAGAAATTTTGTGGAATGTGCAACAGGGGAAAACAGAGCCGAAGGGTGGCAGCCTGAGACTGCTGGTTTTTGGCGGCAGCGCCGGCGCGCACCGGATCAACACCGCCATGGTCGAAGCCTTGCCCCACCTGGCAAAGGTAAAGGAGCATCTCCTCATAACCCATCAGACCGGGGAGAAGGACCATGGGGAAATGAAAAAAGCTTATGGGGCGGCAGGCTTCAATGCAGAGGTTACTCCTTTCATCGACAACATGGCTGCGGCGTACGCAGCTGCTGATTTTATCGTCTGCCGGGCCGGCGCAACGACCCTTGCCGAAGTGGCGGTGAGCGGCAAGGCCTGTATTTTTATCCCCTATCCCTATGCGGCCGATGATCACCAGCGGCGGAATGCAGAGGCCCTGCTCAAAGAGGATGCAGGCTTCATGATTCTTGAGCGTGAGCTGACGGGGGACACCCTGGCCGGGCAGATTATCAGGCTGATGCAGGAGCCGGAACTTGTTGAAAAAACGGCGGCAAACATCCGTAAATTCGGTCAACTTGACGCCGCCCAAGTGATAGTGGACGAGATGACCGGAAAACAGGAGCCCTTGTGTACGGAAAAATAG
- a CDS encoding D-alanine--D-alanine ligase → MTSSDNKKIGVLMGGFSAEREVSLKSGAAVLKALVGLGYNAVGIDVDRNVATKIVAEGINAAFIALHGRYGEDGAIQGLLELMAIPYTGSGVLASALAMNKIFAKQAFQAAGLTVAPYRVVCRGEVFDAKTFTFPFPVVVKPSQEGSSVGVSIVRQESELEAAMQDAFKYDREILIEQFIKGAEVQVGILEDKALGAIEIVPKKEFYDFEAKYSPGMAEHILPARLPADLYEKVLRAGEEGHRALGCSGYSRVDFLVTTEGLCYILEVNTLPGMTDLSLLPEIARGSGIEFGELVERLISAATLKIAQ, encoded by the coding sequence ATGACCAGTTCAGATAACAAAAAAATCGGCGTATTGATGGGAGGATTTTCGGCAGAGCGCGAGGTTTCCCTGAAGAGCGGCGCAGCCGTGTTGAAAGCGCTTGTCGGGCTCGGCTACAATGCAGTAGGCATTGACGTTGACCGCAACGTGGCAACTAAGATCGTAGCGGAAGGCATTAATGCCGCCTTTATCGCGCTCCATGGCCGATATGGTGAAGATGGCGCTATACAGGGCCTGCTGGAATTGATGGCCATCCCCTATACCGGCTCCGGTGTTTTGGCCAGTGCTCTGGCCATGAACAAGATATTTGCCAAACAGGCCTTCCAGGCAGCAGGGCTGACCGTTGCCCCTTACCGGGTGGTTTGCCGGGGCGAAGTATTCGATGCCAAAACCTTTACCTTCCCGTTCCCGGTGGTGGTAAAGCCATCCCAGGAGGGTTCTTCGGTCGGCGTCAGCATTGTCAGGCAGGAATCGGAACTTGAGGCTGCAATGCAGGATGCCTTCAAATACGACCGGGAAATACTCATCGAGCAGTTCATCAAGGGAGCCGAAGTCCAGGTGGGAATATTGGAAGACAAGGCCCTGGGTGCCATTGAGATTGTGCCGAAAAAGGAATTTTACGACTTTGAAGCAAAATACTCACCGGGTATGGCCGAGCATATCCTGCCGGCAAGACTTCCTGCCGATTTATATGAAAAGGTACTGCGCGCGGGGGAAGAAGGTCACCGTGCCCTGGGCTGCAGCGGATACAGCAGGGTGGACTTCCTGGTAACAACCGAGGGGCTTTGTTACATCCTTGAGGTCAACACATTGCCCGGCATGACCGACCTCAGCCTGCTGCCGGAGATAGCCCGCGGTTCGGGAATAGAGTTCGGGGAGCTGGTGGAGAGGCTGATTTCTGCCGCCACATTAAAAATAGCACAATAA
- a CDS encoding cell division protein FtsQ/DivIB — protein sequence MRDLHKKKPRPVTQNRLKKPPKTCKPINYRGILKKTAKVVGGAALISAVGCAGYGIYRIIAGTTFFKLERIEVSELKTLKRQEIIDLAGVREGDGMFGLRLRSIGEQIGKNPWVSRVEVRRYLPNTLSMQIAERQPVAVINMGYLYYLDANGDVFKPLTEGDQLDYPVITGISEEDIARDPAGSKGALKEVLELIAHLKSRADFKLDEVSEIHYDKGYGVTLFTAAAGVPVKLGSGDYSRKLDRLARIYKELQTQISVLEYIDLDYSDKIIVKKV from the coding sequence ATGCGCGATCTTCATAAAAAAAAACCACGGCCGGTTACGCAAAACCGGCTGAAAAAGCCGCCCAAGACGTGCAAGCCGATTAACTATCGAGGCATCCTTAAAAAAACAGCCAAGGTAGTGGGGGGAGCAGCACTGATTTCCGCGGTTGGATGTGCAGGATATGGCATCTACCGGATCATTGCCGGCACGACCTTTTTCAAGCTGGAGCGGATCGAGGTTAGCGAGCTGAAGACCCTCAAGCGCCAGGAAATCATCGACCTGGCTGGGGTAAGGGAGGGGGACGGGATGTTCGGCCTCAGGCTGCGCAGCATCGGCGAACAGATCGGAAAAAACCCCTGGGTTTCACGGGTAGAGGTCAGGCGCTACCTGCCCAATACCCTCTCCATGCAGATAGCGGAGCGCCAGCCGGTGGCGGTGATCAACATGGGGTACCTCTATTATCTGGATGCCAATGGTGATGTTTTCAAGCCGCTTACCGAGGGGGACCAGCTGGATTACCCGGTCATTACCGGTATCAGTGAAGAAGACATTGCCAGGGATCCGGCCGGATCGAAAGGGGCGCTCAAGGAGGTACTGGAGTTGATTGCACATCTCAAGTCCCGCGCCGACTTCAAACTGGATGAAGTTTCAGAGATTCATTACGATAAGGGATACGGCGTTACATTGTTCACCGCAGCGGCAGGTGTGCCTGTAAAACTGGGGAGTGGCGATTACAGCCGGAAACTGGATCGTCTTGCCAGGATATATAAGGAACTGCAAACCCAGATATCTGTTCTGGAATATATTGATCTCGATTACAGCGATAAGATCATAGTGAAAAAGGTTTAA
- the murC gene encoding UDP-N-acetylmuramate--L-alanine ligase produces the protein MYGKIERIHFVGIGGIGMSGIAEVLLNLGYKVSGSDLRKSEITERLEQLGGEIHLGHTGSNVERADVVVISSAVHDDNPEVIEARERLIPVIPRAEMLAELMRMKYGIAIAGTHGKTTTTSMVATILATGGIDPTIVIGGRLNSIGTNARLGQGKFLVAEADESDGSFLKLSPTIAVVTNIDADHLDFYSGIEEIKDTFVEFINKIPFYGLAVLCLDNGNVADIIPLVKKRFTTYGLTAQADFRATEIRHEGFTTSFVAHYKGQKLGEISFNMPGAHNVLNALATIAVATELDMRFEDIQAGFKSFGGVGRRFQVKGEVNGIMVVDDYGHHPTEIKATLAAAKGGWDRRLVVVFQPHRYTRTKELFEEFVKAFYDADILILTDIYPAGEQPIEGVTAEALSARIKRHGQREVTFVADRNKVCDHLLSIVKEGDIVLTLGAGNILQAGEQLVEKLREAP, from the coding sequence GTGTACGGAAAAATAGAGAGAATCCATTTTGTCGGTATCGGCGGCATCGGCATGAGCGGCATCGCCGAGGTGCTGCTCAACCTGGGATACAAGGTGTCCGGTTCCGACCTGAGAAAGTCGGAGATCACGGAACGCCTGGAGCAGCTGGGGGGGGAAATCCACCTGGGTCACACCGGCAGTAATGTTGAGCGTGCCGATGTCGTGGTCATTTCCAGCGCCGTCCACGACGATAATCCAGAGGTGATCGAGGCTAGAGAGCGGCTGATCCCGGTGATACCACGAGCAGAAATGCTTGCCGAACTGATGCGAATGAAGTACGGCATTGCCATTGCCGGCACCCACGGCAAAACGACCACTACCTCAATGGTGGCAACCATTCTGGCAACAGGTGGAATCGATCCGACCATTGTCATCGGCGGCAGGCTGAATTCCATCGGCACCAACGCCCGTCTTGGCCAAGGGAAATTCCTTGTAGCCGAAGCCGACGAATCTGACGGCTCCTTTCTCAAGCTTTCCCCGACCATAGCCGTAGTAACCAATATCGATGCGGACCATCTGGATTTTTACAGCGGTATCGAGGAGATCAAGGATACCTTCGTTGAGTTTATCAACAAGATTCCCTTCTATGGCCTTGCCGTGCTCTGCCTGGATAACGGCAACGTTGCCGACATTATTCCCCTGGTGAAGAAGCGGTTCACCACCTATGGGTTGACGGCCCAGGCAGATTTTCGCGCCACCGAGATCCGTCATGAAGGCTTCACCACCTCCTTCGTCGCCCATTATAAGGGACAGAAGCTGGGGGAAATAAGTTTCAACATGCCCGGTGCCCACAACGTACTTAACGCCTTGGCGACCATTGCCGTTGCCACTGAGCTGGATATGCGCTTCGAAGATATTCAGGCCGGCTTCAAAAGCTTCGGCGGAGTGGGACGCCGCTTTCAGGTCAAGGGGGAAGTGAACGGCATCATGGTTGTGGATGATTACGGACACCATCCCACTGAGATCAAGGCAACCCTGGCGGCTGCAAAGGGGGGCTGGGACCGGCGCCTGGTGGTGGTGTTCCAGCCACACCGTTACACACGCACCAAGGAGCTGTTCGAAGAATTCGTCAAGGCTTTTTACGATGCCGACATTCTGATTCTGACCGATATCTATCCTGCCGGAGAACAACCCATCGAAGGGGTTACGGCGGAAGCACTGTCTGCAAGGATCAAACGCCATGGTCAGCGAGAGGTGACCTTCGTTGCCGATCGTAACAAGGTCTGCGACCATCTTTTAAGCATCGTCAAGGAAGGGGATATAGTCCTCACCCTCGGTGCAGGCAACATTCTCCAGGCCGGCGAACAGCTGGTGGAAAAGCTCAGGGAAGCTCCTTGA
- the murB gene encoding UDP-N-acetylmuramate dehydrogenase: MTVDTLARLCTAVRGKVLVNEPLAGHTSLKVGGPADYFAIPADLADLEELIKVVRSLSLPYFIIGGGFNVLVGDGGFRGVAISLKELNGMESPSRGRIRAEAGATNQQLVNYATGKELTGLEFLSCIPGTIGGALSVNAGAHGQSTMEQVETLITMRDGRIFENEGRKRNFGYRYLELEPGEIVVAAVFSLSEGKAEAIGEKLESYRRHRLESQKIGYPNAGSFFKNPEGQQAWRLIDEAGFRGFQVGGAQVSEIHTNFLVNRGGASAADFITLAGMIKQKVLERSGILLQEEVRILDEYEQK, translated from the coding sequence TTGACAGTGGATACGCTTGCACGTCTCTGTACCGCCGTACGGGGCAAGGTGCTGGTGAATGAGCCCCTGGCGGGGCACACCTCATTGAAGGTGGGGGGGCCGGCCGACTACTTTGCCATTCCGGCCGATCTGGCCGATCTGGAAGAACTTATCAAGGTTGTGCGGAGCTTGTCTCTGCCATATTTCATCATCGGCGGTGGTTTCAACGTGCTGGTCGGTGACGGGGGCTTCAGGGGGGTCGCTATATCCCTCAAGGAACTGAACGGCATGGAGAGTCCCTCCCGTGGCCGGATCCGTGCAGAGGCAGGGGCTACCAATCAGCAGCTGGTGAATTACGCCACGGGCAAGGAGCTTACCGGCTTGGAATTTCTCAGCTGCATTCCGGGAACCATAGGCGGTGCGCTCAGCGTAAATGCCGGAGCCCACGGCCAGTCGACGATGGAGCAGGTTGAGACCCTGATAACTATGAGGGATGGCCGGATCTTTGAAAATGAAGGCAGGAAAAGGAACTTCGGCTACAGGTACCTTGAGCTGGAGCCGGGAGAGATTGTTGTGGCAGCTGTTTTCAGCCTGAGCGAAGGGAAGGCGGAGGCTATTGGGGAAAAGCTGGAAAGCTATCGCCGCCATCGCCTGGAAAGTCAGAAGATAGGTTATCCCAATGCCGGTTCATTTTTCAAAAACCCGGAAGGCCAACAGGCATGGCGTTTGATAGACGAGGCAGGTTTCAGAGGCTTCCAGGTGGGAGGAGCCCAGGTTTCCGAGATCCACACCAACTTTCTCGTCAACAGGGGTGGGGCGAGTGCTGCAGATTTCATCACCCTGGCTGGAATGATCAAACAAAAGGTCCTTGAACGGAGCGGGATTTTGCTCCAGGAGGAAGTGCGCATCCTGGATGAATATGAGCAGAAATAA
- the ftsA gene encoding cell division protein FtsA: MSARRDNLIVGLDIGTTKICAIVGNLTEEGIDIVGIGTSPSRGLRKGVVINIESTVASIRKAVEEAELMAGCEIKSVYAGIAGGHIKGFNSQGVIAIKNREVCAEDVKRVIDAAKAIAIPMDREVIHILPQEFIIDDQDGIREPLGMSGVRLEAKVHIVTGAVASAQNIIKSCNRAGLDVADIVLEQLASSEAVLSADEKELGVALIDVGGGTTDIAIFVDGAIKHTSVLSLGGNHLTNDIAVGLRTPMAEAEKIKQKYGCCLASLVGKDETIEVPSVGGRKPRVLSRQLLAEILEPRVEEIFTLVNREIVKSGYEDMIASGVVITGGSTILEGMPELAEQVFNLPVRRGLPQRIGGLVDVVNSPAYATGVGLVVYGSKNVGVHEFPSAQSEESIFRKVSGRMKEWFSEFF; the protein is encoded by the coding sequence ATGTCGGCAAGAAGGGATAATCTCATTGTAGGGCTGGATATCGGCACCACCAAGATCTGTGCCATTGTCGGCAACCTTACCGAAGAGGGGATAGACATCGTCGGCATTGGTACCAGTCCCTCGCGGGGTCTGCGAAAGGGTGTCGTGATCAATATCGAGAGCACGGTGGCTTCCATCAGGAAAGCGGTGGAGGAAGCCGAGCTCATGGCCGGCTGTGAGATAAAATCTGTCTATGCCGGTATTGCCGGCGGGCACATCAAGGGGTTCAACTCCCAGGGTGTGATTGCCATCAAGAATCGCGAGGTTTGCGCCGAAGATGTAAAAAGGGTCATCGACGCGGCTAAGGCCATTGCCATCCCCATGGACCGGGAAGTGATCCACATTCTCCCTCAGGAGTTCATTATCGACGACCAGGACGGCATTCGCGAGCCGCTGGGCATGAGTGGCGTCAGGCTGGAGGCCAAGGTCCATATCGTCACCGGGGCCGTCGCCAGCGCCCAGAACATCATCAAATCCTGCAATCGTGCCGGCTTGGACGTGGCGGATATTGTGCTGGAGCAGCTTGCCTCTTCAGAGGCGGTTCTTTCGGCCGATGAAAAAGAATTGGGAGTAGCTCTCATCGATGTGGGGGGGGGAACAACAGACATTGCCATTTTTGTCGACGGCGCCATCAAGCATACCTCCGTACTTTCCCTTGGCGGCAACCACCTGACCAACGATATCGCCGTGGGCCTGAGAACCCCAATGGCAGAGGCGGAAAAGATCAAGCAGAAGTACGGTTGTTGTCTGGCCTCCCTGGTGGGCAAGGATGAAACCATCGAGGTGCCGAGCGTCGGCGGCAGGAAACCAAGGGTGCTTTCCCGTCAGCTTTTGGCTGAAATTCTGGAGCCTCGTGTGGAGGAAATCTTCACCCTGGTCAACCGGGAGATCGTCAAGTCAGGTTATGAGGACATGATTGCCTCCGGGGTGGTGATAACCGGTGGAAGCACCATACTGGAAGGGATGCCGGAGCTTGCCGAGCAGGTTTTCAACCTGCCGGTGAGAAGGGGCCTGCCTCAGCGGATCGGCGGTCTGGTGGATGTGGTAAATTCGCCGGCCTACGCCACAGGCGTTGGACTCGTGGTATACGGCAGCAAAAATGTGGGGGTCCACGAATTTCCGTCGGCCCAGAGCGAAGAAAGCATCTTCCGCAAAGTGAGCGGCAGGATGAAGGAATGGTTCAGCGAGTTTTTCTGA